A single region of the Blattabacterium cuenoti genome encodes:
- a CDS encoding type III pantothenate kinase, translating into MLLTINIGNYSIRFGLFNNNYNLKCNYSWIINSNPHRSLDEYVLLFRNIYQQYGISSKLIHNIVIGSVVPSLTNIVEQSLYEIHEIKPIIVDRYSSSSIKHDSHQLGTDLYANAIAAYTLYNKNTTLVVDFGTALSLTCIDKYGVIQGIIIAPGINSSLTALIRNTAQLSQIELKKPPNILGKYTETCIQSGIIYGYLSMVEGLIYRVNKELKTNCFVIATGGLSHIYTPLTKKIHFKDKLHTIKGLKILFHWNH; encoded by the coding sequence ATGTTGTTAACGATAAATATTGGAAATTACAGTATTCGTTTTGGACTATTTAACAATAATTATAATTTAAAATGTAATTACTCATGGATTATTAATAGCAATCCACATAGATCATTAGATGAATATGTTTTATTATTTAGAAATATATATCAACAGTATGGTATTTCTTCAAAATTAATACATAATATCGTCATTGGATCTGTGGTCCCTTCTTTAACAAATATTGTAGAACAATCTTTATATGAAATACATGAAATTAAACCTATCATAGTTGATAGATACTCATCATCTTCTATTAAACATGATTCTCATCAATTAGGAACGGATTTATATGCTAATGCAATAGCTGCATATACATTATATAATAAAAATACAACTTTAGTTGTAGATTTTGGTACAGCATTAAGCTTAACTTGTATTGATAAATATGGTGTTATTCAAGGTATTATTATTGCTCCAGGAATAAATAGTTCTTTAACAGCGTTAATTAGAAATACAGCTCAATTGTCACAAATAGAATTAAAAAAACCTCCCAATATACTAGGAAAATATACTGAAACATGTATTCAAAGTGGAATTATATATGGATATTTAAGTATGGTAGAAGGGTTGATCTATAGAGTTAATAAAGAGTTAAAAACAAATTGTTTTGTTATTGCAACTGGGGGATTATCTCATATATATACCCCTTTAACAAAAAAAATTCATTTTAAAGATAAACTACATACAATAAAAGGATTAAAAATTTTATTTCATTGGAATCATTAA
- a CDS encoding HIT family protein, with product MNNNIFHKIIKNEVSAYKVAENSDHLAFLDIYPIKIGHTLVIPKKSNRDKIFSLSEKDFISIMFFTRKVAIGIKKIIPCNRIGIFVIGFEIPHVHIHLIPMDQESDGNFSKKRIVLSEKNFQILSEKIKKTIKI from the coding sequence ATGAATAATAACATTTTTCATAAAATAATAAAAAACGAGGTTTCTGCTTATAAAGTAGCAGAAAATTCTGATCATTTAGCTTTTTTAGATATTTATCCTATAAAAATAGGACATACTTTAGTAATACCAAAAAAAAGCAATAGAGATAAAATCTTTTCTCTTTCGGAAAAAGATTTTATCTCTATTATGTTTTTTACAAGAAAAGTAGCTATAGGTATAAAAAAAATAATTCCTTGTAATCGTATAGGAATATTTGTTATTGGATTTGAAATACCTCATGTTCACATTCACCTTATTCCTATGGATCAAGAAAGTGATGGAAATTTTTCAAAAAAAAGAATCGTTTTATCTGAAAAAAATTTTCAAATTTTATCTGAAAAAATAAAAAAAACTATAAAAATATAA